The following are encoded together in the Phaseolus vulgaris cultivar G19833 chromosome 9, P. vulgaris v2.0, whole genome shotgun sequence genome:
- the LOC137822887 gene encoding uncharacterized protein, translating into MQLPMLTISNFNHSLFFFFFFLILPILFSHFSFLSQMGCCVSKCRPDGKPSPEQHQNHFNFNLLQDKLAPPPPTLYSSTKISPSPPSPTSSTSSISSFTCTTSNTISSASSLSTASSSLSSKDRSFSNDFLWSCYKDNPHITRINSLREASLSLTPPTKPTLHHRKLANINPSPPPKPNLLTRKQSPPSQSFSMPQKRVRSNSPTNLARQKSFRKDTERSITVNYASNMHSRSLGSPSPSRRYNGDKCGSGNLATDNVVSRRMMNTSKVSVTAVHSHHSGLPSTRKENVKAESPYNCSRRVLNSPGLRHNETSTFEAGSKVDETVAKDVVSDHDMDFTLMEDIDNPLISLDCFIFL; encoded by the coding sequence ATGCAACTTCCAATGCTAACTATATCAAACTTCAACCACtcactcttcttcttcttcttcttcctcatcctACCAATCCTATTTTCTCATTTCTCATTCCTCAGCCAAATGGGTTGCTGCGTTAGCAAATGCAGGCCCGACGGCAAACCCTCCCCAGAACAACATCAAAACCACTTCAACTTTAACCTCCTTCAAGACAAACTCGCTCCACCACCTCCCACCCTTTACTCCTCCACCAAAATCTCTCCCTCCCCTCCTTCTCCAACCTCTTCCACTTCCTCCATTTCCTCCTTCACATGCACCACTTCCAACACCATCTCCTCAGCCTCCTCCCTATCCACCGCCTCCTCCTCCTTGAGCTCCAAGGACAGGTCCTTCTCCAACGACTTCCTATGGTCCTGCTACAAGGACAACCCTCACATCACTCGCATCAACTCACTCAGGGAAGCTTCTCTCTCCTTGACGCCCCCAACTAAACCTACACTTCATCATAGAAAGCTTGCAAACATAAACCCATCACCTCCTCCCAAACCCAACTTGCTAACGCGCAAGCAGTCTCCACCATCGCAATCCTTTTCTATGCCCCAGAAGAGGGTTCGCTCAAACTCGCCTACCAATCTAGCCAGACAGAAGAGTTTCCGGAAGGACACTGAGAGGTCTATCACTGTTAACTATGCTTCCAACATGCACAGTAGGAGTCTAGGGTCACCCTCTCCGAGCAGAAGATATAACGGAGACAAATGTGGGAGTGGTAATTTGGCAACGGACAACGTTGTTTCGAGGCGAATGATGAACACTTCGAAAGTTAGTGTTACTGCTGTTCATTCTCATCATTCTGGTTTGCCTTCAACGAGGAAAGAGAATGTTAAAGCAGAGAGTCCCTATAACTGTTCACGAAGAGTACTTAATTCTCCTGGTTTAAGGCACAATGAGACAAGTACTTTCGAGGCTGGTTCTAAAGTTGATGAAACTGTGGCTAAGGATGTTGTTTCTGACCATGACATGGACTTCACTCTGATGGAGGATATCGACAACCCTCTTATCTCCTTGGactgttttatctttttgtAG
- the LOC137822289 gene encoding uncharacterized protein, with protein MCYLQPTTWYLLSATCYLQLVTCNLLPAMCYLQLAMCFLLPATCYLQPAICNLLAVTCYLQPSICHLLPAIYNLLPATFYLVPATCYLQTATCYLQPAIYNLLSATCYLQPATYNLLSATCNLLPATCYQLPATCNLLPVTCYLQPVTCNLIPATCYL; from the coding sequence aTGTGTTACTTGCAACCTACTACCTGGTACCTACtatctgcaacctgctacttgcaactagttacctgcaacctgctacctgcaatgTGTTACTTGCAACTTGCTATGTGTTttctgctacctgcaacctgctacctacaacctgctaTCTGCAACTTGCTAgctgtaacctgctacctgcaaccttctatttgccacctacttcctgctatctacaacctgctacctgcaaccttctacttggtacctgcaacttgctacctgcaaACTGCTACATGCTATCTGCAACCTGCTATCTACAACTTGCtatctgcaacctgctacctgcaacctgctacctacaacctgctatctgctacctgcaacctgctacctgcaacctgctaccagctacctgctacctgtaacctgctacctgtaacctgctacctgcaacctgttacctgTAACCTGAtacctgcaacctgttacctgtaa